The window CTAAAAAGAGTTCCTCATCCCTTCCAGAAGCTGTGTAATTCACAGCAGCGACAGTTCACATCTGGAATCTGGAATTTCAAACATCATGACTACTTCAATTGAGGAAAAAACTCTCTTCACCATACATTCCCAGAGCATCTTTGTGTTCGACCCGCATCACTCGGTCTACCTAGTCCACAAAGAGGAACAGACCTATGCTCCCGATCCTTGCCCCTACTCCCGCGAAGACCTTTCCAGAGATGGTACGCCGGCTCCCATCTTCCCACCAGTGTCCTTCCTGCGAGTCACCACAGATCGCTTACCAAGGGATACTCACCTGGGCTTCACGTTCGGCAGCAATGCGGACCAGTGTGACATCCTGCTTGACAATGACCAAAGGAGAGGCATCAGCAACCAACAGTTCTCCATCATTCCCAACCTATCTACACCAGGAACCTTCCATTTCCGGAATTACAGTCAGCATGCCACCAAGATCCTGGTTGGAGACACGGGCCAGGTGGTCAAGTCAACCAGACGTATATCAGGCGATACGCAAGTACACGTCCTCTTCGGACATTTTGATCTCCAGATACGATTTCCGAGCCATAGAAGGCACCGGCCCGCGTTCCTGGAGAAGTGGGCCGAGTTTACGGCAAAGAATGCGAGCCTCCCCTCAGACCTTCAgcacctcgagctcggctcAATGTTGAGAACGAGCCGAGCGCCATCAAAGACGGGTTCATATCACCGCGGACCAAAGATTGGGTATGGGGAGAGTGGGGCCGTGTACTGGGAAGTGCATCGAAAGACCGGTCAGGTCTACGCCGTGAAGTACTACCATCATGGCCGGCCCAACGAAGAGGCAAACCAAGAAGCGGAGTTATTGGAGGAGATCTCACATGTAAGCCAACCTAATCAGTATGGTAAACCTAGCTAACGAAACAGGAACACATCGTCCGGTTTATCGGGTTCTTTGCCGAACCACGCGCGCTTGTCATGGAATACGTCGGTATTAccctcgaagaagagaacgTAGTACGCCAGTTCTCACCTCTTGAATTGAGAGAGGTTCTGAAGCAGCTTCTCCAAGCCCTCGGCTATATTCACCAACGTGGCATCATCCATCGAGACGTCAAGCCTGCCAGCATATTGGTCAGGTCGCGGGATCCCATTTACGTCAAGCTTAGCGGCTTCACCACTGCGAGAACGCCAAAATCACCGGAAGACAGGAAGTTCACTGCGCTCTACGCTGCACCAGAGATGttcgacgaagacgatgttgATATTACCGACCGAATCGATATCTGGTCGCTTGGCATTGTGGCTTTACAGTTCTCCCATGGGATCCCAGCTTGCGTCCAACAAAAAACAGATCCTTTTTGGTGGTTCACGCTTCAGTGCTGTCTCTCGAACTGTCGGACTACCTATCTTGTTGATGTTATCCAGAACTGGCTCGCACCACAGCCGAGGACCCGTTGTCCTGCAATCTTCAGCCTCAACTGCTTGCCATACTTTACGCTACCTCATAAGTCCCTTTTCGATGGGAATACTGTGTTAGACTTACCGGATAACGACTGGCAGCAACTAGAAAGCAGAATCGAAGAGAGCATACCTGACACGGCGTCATTCGAAGAAGACCCGTCTGCACCTCATGTGCTGACACCAACGGAGGACGACCAAAGCGAGTGTAGCCAGCATAATGAgtcgccagggacaggcTTCAATGCTTACTCCCAAATTCGCGATTGGTTGCCCGATGCTCAAGAAGAGTCGAGTTTCAACGTCTACTCGTCACTCAGAGCTGAGCCTTCCCCAGTTATTGTTAAATCGCCAAGGCTGCCATGTGACTCAACATACAGCATCAATTCACAGATTGTTTCACGCGACAATCGCATGGTTTCGCCTTGTGGGCCTAGCGAGAGGTCTGAAAAAGATGACGCGGATGCATCAGATGCTTGTCTTCGTTGCCGACTCCTAGACCTTGCGTGCAAAATATCGAGAACCCCACATGAAAGCTGCCGTCCCTGTGTAGAGTCTCAAAGGCGTTGCAGTCTGCTTAAAAATAAGCAGGAGGAAGACCATCATTTACCTAAGGCACCGAGACGATCGCAACGTTTAGCGAGCCAGCAACACACAGAACCACGTATAACGGAGAATCAATGGGAATCAGACGGCAGCAGATTGTCTAGAGCTTATGGGCACGTCACAGCTGGCGGTCGATTTGCCCGACGGCATGCTGCCGGGGTCGTGGGAGAGAAGACAAGCAGTTGGGGCGGACAAGATACTGGTATTAGTCGCGCGAGGGGCAAAAAGGCAACATAGACAAAGAAGGGCACCAGGGTGGTGAAGTCACGTCAACCCCATCAGCAGAACACATCGTGGGGATGCCACGAGCCAGTTTGCAGAAATGGGTGAGCGACCGAGCAATGGACACACAGTAATGGCGACGGTACGATGGGTGAGCGATGCGACGTATCAGTAGCGGAGTGGGTATGGcgaaaaggaggaggaagggccTGGTGACTCTGAAGTCCATCGGCGGGCAGGGCCGGTGTGTGAAGAATGGCAATAGCTCCGAGGATGTCGATATGAACGGGATGTACACTGCAATGAAATAGGTATTATACTTTTTCCATTTTGTCACCGAGAGTTCGGGCACTGAATCGACTTGCGTGTTTTGTTTGAAGCAATAGCATAACTTCATCAAGTTCAGTGTTTCCAGGCTTGGTGAGTTGTTTCGCAGCGAAAGCCAGGCCATCGATGACTAATTACTACAGTACCTCAATTGGTAATGGAAGTGGTACAGTGATTCCTGACGTCATTCTTGTACTCACTGGAGCAAGATACAT is drawn from Colletotrichum destructivum chromosome 6, complete sequence and contains these coding sequences:
- a CDS encoding Putative serine/threonine-protein kinase Atg1, which produces MTTSIEEKTLFTIHSQSIFVFDPHHSVYLVHKEEQTYAPDPCPYSREDLSRDGTPAPIFPPVSFLRVTTDRLPRDTHLGFTFGSNADQCDILLDNDQRRGISNQQFSIIPNLSTPGTFHFRNYSQHATKILVGDTGQVVKSTRRISGDTQVHVLFGHFDLQIRFPSHRRHRPAFLEKWAEFTAKNASLPSDLQHLELGSMLRTSRAPSKTGSYHRGPKIGYGESGAVYWEVHRKTGQVYAVKYYHHGRPNEEANQEAELLEEISHEHIVRFIGFFAEPRALVMEYVGITLEEENVVRQFSPLELREVLKQLLQALGYIHQRGIIHRDVKPASILVRSRDPIYVKLSGFTTARTPKSPEDRKFTALYAAPEMFDEDDVDITDRIDIWSLGIVALQFSHGIPACVQQKTDPFWWFTLQCCLSNCRTTYLVDVIQNWLAPQPRTRCPAIFSLNCLPYFTLPHKSLFDGNTVLDLPDNDWQQLESRIEESIPDTASFEEDPSAPHVLTPTEDDQSECSQHNESPGTGFNAYSQIRDWLPDAQEESSFNVYSSLRAEPSPVIVKSPRLPSRGLKKMTRMHQMLVFVADS